The nucleotide sequence CCAGGATGTTGTGGAGGAGGGAGTGTAACATTCTTGGGAGTTTTGCAGATGCCCTAGAAAACTTGCAGATGTCTAGATGGGTGTATTTCAGACTCCTGTCCTGTTTCATTGATAGGGTCAGAGAGGGGActgaaggcaaagggaaaaagtaaCTGATACTGGGTACCTGGTTACATTGTATTATGAGGGAGACAAAAcctagtggggggggggaaggctccTGCCTCCCCCAAAGGAGCTGGCCAGGGAGGGGAAGCTGCCTCCTGGGGAGGACTTCGGGGTTGTGACGGACGACACaaatgggagaagaaaggaaaatggccaATACTCCTCCCCGCACATCTCCTTATTTCCTTACTACTGTCTTCTCTGCTGGGGTGCCTTCCCCCTTGCCCAGCCCTCTGCTTTATTTCAGGACTGACCCcgtcctctccttcccttttaatTTCAGCCAGGCACTGCTGGAAAAAGTTGGGAAGGTGCAGAACAACGTGTAAAGACAGCGAAGTTTTCTACCTATTATGCAATGATGAGACTAAGTGTTGTGTCAACCCTAAGCATGTACCTGTCAAAACTAGATCCTTGAAGCCAACCGGAAGCCTGGAGTAACTTCTGCAGTCTGGCCCATCTCGCCCGACTTTGAGCCCAACGTCATCGGAGCCCACAGCTCTACTAAATCATTCTCGACTGTCCCATTTGTGTCTGGTAGGTCCGCCTCATTGAACTTACAAATCAAGAACAAAGGGAGGTGTGCGTGCAGGTGAGACAGAACAGGGAAGACCAGTAGGTTAGTCTGTTTGGCACCTAGCGCCTAGCCTGCTGGCCCACAGTTCATCCCAGATGATGCAAATAAGGAGTGTTCATTCTACCCATTTGACTCCTGTTTTCTAGAGTCAGCACTGCCAGGAGAATTTTCTATAATGATGGAAACATCCCAGCTCTGCggtgtccaatatggtagctactagccacgtgtggctattgACCATTTGAGATGTGGCGAGTGAGTGGCTGGAGACGCCTGTTGCATCCTTGTTTGTAATGCAAAAGGAAAACCCCAGAACTTTCTAAATGCCCATTAGCCTGGAAATGAAGTATGCATACCGATGACCACTACGTATCACTTAAAAAAGAGGATGTCAGTCTACCTAACGCTGCAAGACATATTGTggggtgaaaaaaagaaagacgtCCCCtgaaatagaaaccaaaacaTCAACCAATGCTATGTTTTCTAAAGGTACGTGAGTACGTATAAAGTCaacgcggggggcgggggtggggaagtggggggtgggggggagggggacagtaATGCAAACAGAgagcatttgatttttaaatcattccaCAAGTACATATTACGTGATTTGTTATTcatatcctccccccccccccccacaatcaGTAAGCTCGATgaggacatgaaaaaaaaatgtggctagtGTAACTGGGGAACTGAATATTGAATCCAATCTAATCTAATCTATATAGCTAAATGTGGGTAGTGGTTATCGTGCTGGACAGTGTAGCTTTAGAGTCGAGATACAGGCTACGGCAGGTTTGGGGGCCGAATCTCGGGGTGTTTCAGGGTAAGTCGAGGAGGCAGGCAAGAATCTGTGATGAACATGAGAAcccattctttaaattttttttttttacgtttatttatttttgagacagagggagacagagcatgaacgggggagggacagagagagagggagacacagaatcggaagcaggctccaggctccgagccgtcagcccagagcccgacgcggggctcgaactcgaggaccgcgagatcgtgacctgagccgaagccggccgcttaaccgactgagccacccaggcgccccctgagaaCCCATTCTTAGCCCGCTGCTTCTGTTTCTCTACTTTCAGCCCAAAAGGCTGTGACTGCTCTCCCCTGATGACACCCCCAGTTCTACCCCGTTAGGGAGTCCTGGATTGTGTCTCATAGTTTTCTTCCACCTGCAGAGAGCAGGTATCAGGCCCCACGTGGGTTCCcacttcatctttttcctttcctccagtgGGGGCCACATGATCTTGAACTGTGGGCTAGTCTTTTTCTAAGACTGATCCCGAACTGAGACAGTGGGGATTTTCCCATTACCAGCCCCATGATTTGGGTCACGGTCTCAAGTGTTCCCAGCCCTTGCTACTTATCTGATTAATCAAAAAGGATTTGATTCTTTATTCTGACCTGGGAAGCTCTGTTCAGCATCACCTACTTACCATCCAGTCCCTTCATACACTAAAATTGGCCTCAACCTTATGGCTTGACTCAGTCATCCCCagcacaccttttttttttcatgaaaacctCCAGCCTCAGTGTCTAAGTATCACCAGACGTGTCAAACAGTTTGGAACACTGGATTCAGGATCCGaagatctgggttcaagtccttgAGTCACATATCTGCTGCATGACGCTGGGCAGGTCATTTAaccctctctgttttattttctcatctctaaagtgAGGATCCATCCCACCCAAGGCACAGGGGTGTCAttagattaaatgaaatcacaGGTAGGAAGCACCCAGGACAGAATCTAGCACACGTTCGATTCCCAGGAAGACTTGGGATGCCCTCCCACtctttggaatgagcactgggtgtcatatgtaagagatgaatcactgggttctactcctgaggccaagagtacactgtatgttaactaacttgaattaaaaaaaaaaaaaaaaaagacaggatgcCCTGTTCACTTCTCATGACAGGTCTGCCATCATCGCCCCTTGGGtctttggagggggaggggccctgTAAGTCAAGCATATATCTCATTAAGTCAAAATTGTTCAACTAATATTGATTGAATACTCGATTAGTGTTCAATCTGTTTTCAGTGCTACCCCCTCGGCTCAGTCCCTCCTTGGcatcctccctctttctcccaccccagacctcctaCCTTGAGTTTTGCCACCAATCTTTTCATCTCTCTGCCATGTCCGATTGTCCCACATCCTGGTGCCCAATGTCACAAGGGTTCTTTATGGAATACAGCAACGTTCCTCAACATATTTGATGATGACGCACCTTAAATTTGTCACTGGATGTAATGGCTTGAGTTCATCAGGGACCGACTTAAGCAGAAAGGACATTTCTTGTCAGGATGCCATGTAGCTCATAGAACTGATTAGAAGTCCCGACAATTGAACTGGGCTTGGAAGGACCAAGGGACAGTGGGCAGCAGAAATAATCTTCCAGGATCTTACCAGCAGCATAGCCGTCCTGGCACTGGACATCTGGAGCCTTGCCTGGACTTCTCCTACAGTGGCTTCAGACCTGCCAGGGCCACGActagggggaggagggggaggtgccTAAGGTGCAAGCCGTCAGGGGCCCTCAGTCTTAGGGTCATATGAGTGCCTCCTGGgcacctccctcacctccccctagTCCTGGCCTTGCCACCTGGATCCTGCACCCACCACACCTGTACTTATATTTGCTCAGAGTGTGTGTTCATAATAGATTGTCAGCCCCATGAAAACTGCGgctgatttattttctgtatctcagAGCAGAATCTAGCACAAATCGAGTATTCAAGCAATATTAGTTGAACAGTTTTGACTTAATGAGATCTCTGTTTGGCTTAAAATAGCGGGAATGGTACACGAGCATTTCCTCTTTAGGGCATAGCTTCACCTTGGAATAGTATCAATGTTTGATACTCAATAACCACGGAATATTACTAGAGATACGTATTGAGATTATAAGATGAGACACTTAGCAGGGGTGGCTACAGTTACATCACCCATCGCTGTGATGGTCATTGGTGGATGCTTCCATTATGGCCGAGCAAACTGAAATATACACTTGCGTGAGTCAGGGGGTGTCTTCTCTGAATGTCTGGAGGCCTTGTGGACGTCATGCTTTGCCTTAAAAGCAAAATCATTACATATTAATGAGATCAGTTATACAAATGTACTTAATATTTTTGGAACAGACATCGTGGCAGGGTGATATATTAAGAATTCAATGTAGCAATtgcctgataattttttttttcctccattttactTGACCAGGCATCAGCATAGAGAGtgaaaagatcattttttttctgcctagtTATTAGAAGGGGAGCCAGGATTTTGTGTTCTAAATCTTGGCCTTCTTTTGCTACTGGGGAACTGaagaaagtatgtgtgtgtgcgtgcgtgtgtgtgtgtgtgtgtgtgagagagagagagagagagagagattcagggGCTGCCCTGAAGATTGCTCTCCACTCCCCCCATCTTTATTAGAGAGGCCCAGGCACAAGGAGGGCGGCTAGATTGGATGGTCTCAGGAGGAATGGGATGAAGAGTTTAGCTTCAAGTTCAGGAGAGGAGTTGCCTGCCATTTGGAGGTGTTGAATCTCCACACAACCAGGAGAAAAGATGGGGGTTCGGCTCCAAGGGTGTTTGATAAAACACCCTGAGGTGATAAGTGTTTGGACAGGATTGCCAGCATGGAGGTCATCACAGTGGAGACAGCCACCATGGCTGTGGTCCTGGGACCAGCAGCCTTTGCCTCCATGTTGGGTATGACAGCCCAGGTGAGGAACAGTTCTCCAGTGCCCAGAGCCGCTCAATGAACGGTTAGCGGAATTCATCAGCAATACCTTGAGCACGAGaagcaagagaaatgaagatcATCATCATCGAGTAAGGATCAAGTTCCTCCTCATTTACCAAAATCATGGGGTCCTAGTAGGATCTAgtggaggaaggcaggaaacCCCAGCGACAACTGCCATTGGACATCTCACCAGCTTCGCAAGTGGTATCTTGGAGCtgaatttaaaatgcatacaccgatggggcacctgggtggctcaatcggttaagtgtctggctttggctccggtcatgatctcacagtttgtgagttcgagccccgcatcgggctctgtgctcagagcctggagcctggagcctgcttcagattctgtgtctccctctctctctgcccctcccctgcttgtgcgtgttctctctctttctctctctctctctctcaaaaataacattaaaaaaaataaaataacatacgTATACAGAAATAAAGCATTTCCTGAGGCTTGAGTGTCGTGGAGTATTCAGAACTGGTATGTGACTATGAACGCATTAAAGAATTTTAGAAGAAACACGCTCACTAGCATCTGTTTCATGGAACACGGCTTGAAGCAGGACGCAGTTGGGGGATATACCAGAGACGTGAATCCATGGAAGTCAAAGAAGCCTGTAAAAGGCTGTGATTTTATTGGTTCTCGTTTTTTCTACCTTCTTGTCGTATGATTAACCTCACAGGTTCGAGGGAG is from Panthera uncia isolate 11264 chromosome A3 unlocalized genomic scaffold, Puncia_PCG_1.0 HiC_scaffold_11, whole genome shotgun sequence and encodes:
- the DEFB121 gene encoding beta-defensin 121 — its product is MKRILLVLTVSLLLAQVTQARHCWKKLGRCRTTCKDSEVFYLLCNDETKCCVNPKHVPVKTRSLKPTGSLE